A genomic region of Scomber japonicus isolate fScoJap1 chromosome 5, fScoJap1.pri, whole genome shotgun sequence contains the following coding sequences:
- the LOC128358427 gene encoding serine/threonine-protein kinase WNK1-like isoform X1: protein MSEKPDDKMVKFLAPPQKSGNGPSSGSDSMVTDCRPPEVRRRHHTMERDRCNPEHRFLRRSVISDSNATALALPLPSKIPIPAPLRIQSYEAVPQRQQAVAADHLPRAEPSLAPNEESADSGRRREEGKDIEIAKVEVVPLGKEPPSVQEICDREVVIAARAAPCLEAELPSQTEPESTAEVKAHGEEGEEEDKDSAKARAEAEQREAEKKVQEDIEEAETKAVGTSPDGRFLKFDIEIGRGSFKTVYKGLDTDTTVEVAWCELQDRKLTKTERQRFKEEAGMLKGLQHPNIVRFYDSWEGPSKGRKCIVLVTELMTSGTLKTYLKRFKVMKIKVLRSWCRQILKGLHFLHTRAPPIIHRDLKCDNIFITGPTGSVKIGDLGLATLKRASFAKSVIGTPEFMAPEMYEEKYDESVDVYAFGMCMLEMATSEYPYSECQNAAQIYRRVTSGVKPGSFDKVAIPEVKEIIEGCIRQNKDERYSIKDLLNHAFFQEDTGVRVELAEEDDGEMEAIKLWLRIEDVKKLKGKYKDNEAIEFSFDLNKDVPEDVAQEMVESGYVFEGDHKTIAKAIKDRVSLISRKRAQRQQVREEQEKRKLEEEQQGQLPPAQQPGQQSSVEVPQSHPVPQHASYIPPQPNQHSTQMAVLPTSQQSLQSTNYNTPQSTQLTGMTQVVPYVPQSAGLVLAPVYGQSVANIQPESEEPEADQHQHLQRAGGATHIGDRPGSSEVQPAKPEMSYSTPPSQQLQSQVSCPQTQNDQQQQLAVIQPQMQGVQPEIVPGSQSVPVAPQQYGVYYNPSLPPQIPTQQVMIPPSSQSSPPLQQQQQPESCTALQGSILPQAQTGAQQIQAPVSIPQSTPAEQPAGSSALVAPPVESCLSDAASGLSDGNDGNSTSGGRHEGRSLKRHQRRSVRSRSRHDKSAKAKLNVLSISNMGDRVAECQLETHNRKMVTFRFDLDGDNPEEIAEIMVASEFILESERETFIEQVREVIEMADEKGGEGLKEGFPKMSDLQQQPELSVPMVPGISPSTAAQVVHSAGRRFIVSPVPESRLREQFFGAPSAHTSFGDEAAPGASTTLGLSLSAPSGVLQQAFNKMKQGRLERCNTIDPPAADQEPVTVPSTEATLGPNSNSVLAPLEAAASTTGTSYPAVSVTSTATPSPPPLTGRVSPPPISSQSQIPAPVPSEPCLPRQSSHDTAPSQIAPTASIPSSSSSFSPPAVQTSVASAPGSQLSSTSNTVSVPTSEQQPFNGAVTTHAPSVPISAQPAPPTSLPSQSQPQSGESDGAELQTKGAGRDDIHALDKKLRSLFKDQSSASSASLDPGQSTGTSSPPTGTSSPPPGAALVPPSNLPLTSGVQGVLGPTTTTGQGITSAGHAQTPPTKPRAQTLPTGFDQAATPSSDLVPPIPGPNQSQQPLGNLDAQLRRALSPETVQPPAAGFTLGRFQVSVAEGGSSSVPGPSSIVSSSSHPPSSTSSSSSSSSSSSSPSSPENTLHRSSGLPRGVSKPDTVNGSSSVSAGPDSQPTTIGRFHVSASANATSGQTTGSKVGRFSVTVTPAAGSSPSHGSSMQNGPSSSTSDPHNAHTHYSSDNDDDSENEDEALQKEISRLREKHMLEIQALQSRQKEEIEGLFTRMGKPPPPAILSPAVAMAGGRRRLKSKSHKSARSSGQPSPVHSGSPSSAQSLHGSDSPPKLGSPSATEASQTGGRTSLLRSSPSMPILSTCSTGVSGTSSTNGSGHCQNHSTSLTQATGPTPPASHTQKGKGTFTDDLHQLVDNWARDAISLSQCKRGPKTGPQAAHDIVPPANMGRKYSAPGYLCPTLPTASSTTSTTSTHLPNSANPSVPLGPRKGSLGPVAPGYGYTSAPYNSAPQWAGPTGTCQVSMLNPTQPLTQYQPPTTASVSLHQGYHMGTTPAPQKSVSPGGSNLRPT from the exons ATGTCGGAAAAGCCTGACGACAAAATGGTGAAGTTCCTGGCTCCCCCTCAGAAGAGTGGAAATGGCCCGAGTTCGGGTTCAGactccatggtgactgactgCCGGCCGCCAGAAGTGAGGCGGCGGCATCACACCATGGAGCGTGATCGTTGTAACCCCGAACACCGTTTCCTGCGCCGCAGTGTCATCAGTGACTCCAATGCCACAGCACTGGCCCTCCCTTTACCCAGCAAGATCCCCATTCCTGCACCTCTACGGATTCAATCATATGAAGCTGTCCCCCAGCGACAACAGGCTGTTGCTGCTGATCATTTGCCACGGGCTGAACCAAGTTTAGCTCCAAATGAGGAGTCTGCTGATAGTggtagaagaagagaagaaggaaaagacatAGAAATAGCCAAGGTGGAAGTAGTGCCTTTAGGAAAGGAGCCTCCCAGTGTACAAGAAATCTGTGATAGAGAGGTTGTGATAGCAGCCCGTGCTGCACCATGCTTAGAAGCAGAGTTGCCAAGTCAAACCGAACCTGAAAGCACTGCTGAGGTGAAGGCACAtggagaagagggggaggaagaagataaGGACTCTGCCAAGGCTCGAGCAgaggcagagcagagagaagctGAGAAGAAAGTGCAGGAGGACATCGAAGAGGCGGAGACCAAAGCGGTGGGAACATCACCGGATGGCCGTTTCCTAAAGTTCGATATCGAAATTGGACGCGGCTCCTTCAAGACCGTCTACAAGGGCTTGGACACCGACACCACAGTAGAGGTGGCTTGGTGTGAGCTGCAG GATCGTAAGCTGACGAAGACGGAGCGGCAACGCTTTAAGGAGGAAGCAGGGATGTTAAAGGGACTACAGCATCCCAACATTGTCCGCTTCTATGACTCCTGGGAGGGACCGTCCAAAGGCAGGAAGTGCATTGTACTGGTTACTGAACTCATGACTTCTGGCACACTCAAAAC ATATCTGAAGCGGTTCAAGGTGATGAAAATTAAAGTGTTGCGGAGCTGGTGTAGACAAATCCTCAAGGGACTCCACTTCCTTCATACTCGGGCCCCTCCCATCATCCATAGGGACCTGAAGTGCGACAACATTTTCATCACAGGCCCAACAGGATCCGTTAAGATTGGAGACCTGGGACTGGCCACACTGAAGCGCGCATCCTTTGCCAAGAGTGTTATAG GTACCCCTGAGTTCATGGCGCCTGAGATGTATGAGGAGAAGTACGACGAGTCAGTGGATGTGTATGCCTTTGGAATGTGCATGCTGGAGATGGCCACCTCAGAGTACCCTTACTCAGAGTGCCAGAATGCTGCACAGATCTACCGCAGAGTTACCAGC ggGGTGAAGCCGGGCAGCTTTGACAAGGTGGCCATTCCTGAAGTGAAGGAGATCATCGAGGGATGTATTCGTCAGAACAAGGATGAGAG GTACTCGATCAAGGACCTTCTGAACCATGCCTTCTTCCAGGAAGATACAGGGGTGCGTGTGGAGCtggcagaggaggatgatggagagatggaggctATTAAGCTGTGGCTGAGAATTGAGGATGTGAAGAAGCTCAAGGGGAAGTACAAAGACAACGAGGCTATCGAGTTCTCCTTTGACCTCAACAAAGATGTCCCAGAGGATGTGGCTCAGGAAATG GTGGAGTCTGGTTATGTGTTTGAGGGTGACCACAAGACCATAGCTAAGGCCATCAAGGACAGGGTGTCTCTGATCAGTCGCAAGAGAGCACAACGGCAGCAG GTCAGAGAAgaacaggagaagagaaaactAGAAGAAGAACAGCAGGGTCAGTTACCGCCAGCACAGCAACCAGGCCAACAATCTAGCGTGGAGGTGCCTCAGTCCCATCCAGTGCCACAGCATGCATCTTACATACCTCCACAACCAAACCAACACAGCACACAAATGGCTGTCCTGCCTACATCTCAGCAGAGCCTTCAGAGTACTAACTACAACACTCCTCAGTCAACCCAGCTGACTGGTATGACACAGGTGGTCCCATATGTCCCCCAGTCAGCTGGACTAGTCCTAGCTCCAGTTTACGGTCAGAGTGTGGCTAACATCCAGCCAGAGTCAGAGGAACCTGAAGCTGACCAACACCAACATCTACAGCGTGCTGGAGGAG CCACTCACATTGGAGACAGACCCGGTTCCTCCGAGGTCCAGCCTGCAAAGCCTGAAATGTCTTACAGCACCCCTCCCAGTCAGCAGCTTCAGTCCCAGGTGTCGTGTCCTCAGACACAAAATGACCAACAGCAGCAGTTGGCGGTG ATTCAACCCCAAATGCAAGGAGTCCAGCCTGAAATTGTGCCCGGTAGCCAGTCTGTTCCAGTGGCACCTCAGCAG TATGGAGTTTACTACAATCCATCGCTTCCCCCTCAG atacCCACCCAGCAGGTGATGATACCTCCGTCCTCTCAGTCGTCTCcccctctgcagcagcagcaacagccagAGAGCTGCACTGCTCTTCAGGGCTCCATTCTACCACAGGCACAGACTGGAGCTCAGCAGAtacag gCCCCTGTGAGCATTCCTCAGTCAACACCAGCAGAGCAGCCAGCAGGCTCTTCAGCTCTGGTGGCTCCACCTGTGGAAAG CTGCTTGTCAGATGCAGCTTCAGGTCTTAGTGACGGCAACGATGGAAATTCTACATCAGGAGGCCGCCATGAGGGCCGCTCACTGAAGCGCCATCAGCGACGATCCGTCCGCAGTCGTTCCCGCCACGACAAGAGTGCAAAGGCCAAATTGAATGTCCTAAGT ATCTCTAATATGGGAGACAGAGTAGCAGAGTGCCAGCTGGAAACACACAACAGGAAGATGGTCACCTTCAGATTTGACCTTGATGGTGATAATCCAGAGGAAATTGCAGAAATCATG GTTGCCAGTGAGTTCATCTTGGAAAGTGAGCGAGAGACCTTCATCGAGCAGGTCCGAGAAGTCATAGAAATGGCTgatgaaaaaggaggagagggctTGAAGGAAGGCTTTCCCAAG ATGAGTGATCTTCAGCAACAACCTGAGCTCTCTGTTCCCATGGTGCCAG GCATTTCTCCCAGCACTGCAGCCCAAGTGGTGCATTCAGCAGGACGAAGGTTCATAGTCAGCCCAGTGCCAGAGTCCCGGCTCAGGGAACAGTTCTTTGGCGCTCCTTCTGCTCATACCTCCTTTGGAGATGAAGCTGCCCCAG GGGCCTCTACAACATTGGGCCTTTCTCTGTCAGCTCCATCTGGGGTTCTGCAACAGGCCTTCAATAAAATGAAGCAGGGTCGTTTAGAAAGATGCAACACCATTGATCCTCCTGCTGCTGATCAGGAACCAGTCACTGTCCCGTCCACTGAGGCTACACTCGGCCCAAACTCTAACAGTGTTCTGGCTCCTCTGGAAGCTGCAGCTTCCACCACTGGCACTAGTTATCCTGCTGTGTCTGTCACATCGACTGCAACACCCTCGCCACCCCCATTAACTGGGAGGGTTTCCCCTCCGCCCATATCATCTCAGTCCCAAATTCCAGCTCCTGTCCCCAGTGAACCCTGTTTACCACGCCAGTCTTCTCATGACACTGCCCCCTCACAAATTGCACCAACTGCTAGCATcccttcctcatcttcctccttttctcctcctgctgTGCAGACCTCTGTAGCTTCAGCACCTGGATCTCAGCTGAGCAGCACTTCTAATACTGTCTCTGTCCCTACTTCAGAACAGCAGCCTTTTAATGGTGCTGTTACTACCCATGCTCCGTCTGTCCCCATTTCTGCTCAGCCTGCACCTCCTACTTCTTTACCCAGTCAGAGCCAGCCGCAGTCAGGGGAGTCAGACGGGGCTGAACTCCAGACCAAAGGTGCTGGCAGAGATGATATCCATGCCCTAGATAAAAAGTTACGCTCCCTCTTTAAAGACCAGAGCTCTGCTTCCTCTGCATCACTGGATCCTGGACAGAGCACAGGGACCTCCTCCCCTCCGACTGGAACTTCCTCCCCTCCGCCTGGAGCTGCTCTTGTGCCTCCATCGAACCTTCCCCTCACATCTGGGGTACAAGGTGTCCTGGGCCCCACAACCACCACAGGACAGGGAATCACCTCAGCAGGGCATGCCCAGACCCCCCCAACAAAGCCCAGGGCACAG acTTTACCCACTGGTTTTGACCAAGCTGCTACACCTTCCTCTGACCTTGTGCCCCCAATTCCTGGACCAAATCAG TCACAACAACCCCTGGGTAATTTGGATGCCCAGTTAAGGAGAGCTCTGAGCCCAGAGACTGTCCAGCCTCCAGCAGCAGGTTTCACTCTGGGACGTTTCCAA GTGTCAGTTGCTGAAGGTGGATCCAGCAGCGTTCCAGGTCCCTCCAGCattgtctcctcttcctcccacccaccgtcctctacctcttcctcctcttcatcttcttcctcttcctcctccccctcaagTCCAGAAAATACTCTCCACCGGTCATCTGGTCTGCCCAGAGGAGTCAGTAAACCTGACACTGTAAACGGATCCTCATCTGTCTCTGCTGGTCCTGACAGTCAGCCCACCACCATAGGGCGCTTCCATGTTTCCGCAAGCGCCAACGCCACATCTGGGCAAACCACTGGTTCTAAAGTGGGACGCTTTTCAGTTACAG TGACCCCAGCAGCAGGCTCCAGCCCATCACATGGCTCCAGTATGCAGAATGGGCCCTCATCCTCAACCTCCGACCCTCATAATGCACATACTCATTACAGTAGTGACAATGATGATGACTCCGAGAATGAGGATGAAGCTTTGCAGAAAGAAATCAGCCGTCTCAGAGAGAA ACACATGCTGGAGATTCAGGCCTTGCAGAGTCGTCAGAAAGAGGAGATAGAGGGTCTGTTCACGCGGATGGGAAAACCACCTCCTCCCGCTATCCTTTCTCCTGCTGTGGCCATGGCTGGAGGTCGACGTAGGCTTAAAAGTAAAAGCCACAAATCTGCTCGCAGTAGTGGACAGCCCAGCCCTGTACACTCAG GATCTCCATCCTCAGCTCAGAGTCTTCATGGTTCAGACTCACCTCCAAAGCTAGGTTCACCCTCAGCAACAGAGGCCTCACAAACAGGTGGCAGGACGTCTCTACTTAGATCCTCTCCATCTATGCCCATTCTCAGTACTTGCTCTACAG GAGTAAGCGGGACCAGCTCCACAAATGGTTCAGGCCACTGCCAGAACCACTCTACTTCTCTGACCCAGGCAACTGGACCAACCCCTCCTGCCTCTCACACCCAGAAGGGCAAGGGCACGTTCACCGATGACCTGCACCAACTGGTGGATAACTGGGCCAGGGATGCCATCAGCCTCTCCCAGTGCAAGAGAGGCCCTAAAACTGGACCACAGGCAGCACATGAT ATTGTTCCTCCAGCCAACATGGGCCGTAAATATTCAGCTCCAGGCTACCTCTGCCCAACACTTCCCACAGCTTCCAGCACCACCTCTACCACCTCCACTCACCTCCCCAACTCTGCCAATCCCTCCGTTCCTCTTGGGCCTCGTAAAGGCTCGCTGGGCCCAGTTGCCCCAGGGTATGGGTATACCTCAGCCCCATACAACAGCGCTCCTCAGTGGGCAGGACCCACAGGCACATGCCAGGTCAGCATGCTTAATCCCACACAGCCACTAACACAGTACCAGCCGCCCACGACTGCCTCGGTGTCCCTGCACCAAGGCTACCACATGGGAACCACGCCAGCCCCCCAGAAATCAGTTAGCCCCGGAGGGTCAAACCTGAGGCCTACGTAG